The following coding sequences are from one Streptomyces venezuelae window:
- a CDS encoding NmrA/HSCARG family protein: protein MTVDGTVLVLGGTGRQGGATARALLERGRVVHALVRDPRADAARALAEAGAVLVRGDLEDPASLRAAMRGVQGVFSVQTFRGPGGVEAEERQGKAVADAAAEAGVAHFVYSSVGGADRCEVIPHFRSKWNIEQHIDKLGLPATVLRPTMFYDILLDLGPKPAGGELVLGLWLRPEVPVQVIATGDIGAFAADAFGDPGAWLGRRVEIASAELTGPQIAAAFERVAGVPVRYEQRSFEPLRTARPDLAAMFDWLDTEGYSADMAELRRIRPDLTGLEGWLRENWTVPGA, encoded by the coding sequence GTGACGGTAGACGGAACAGTCCTGGTGCTGGGCGGAACCGGCCGGCAGGGGGGTGCGACGGCCCGCGCCCTGCTGGAGCGGGGACGCGTCGTGCACGCGCTGGTGCGCGATCCGCGGGCCGATGCGGCGCGTGCGCTCGCCGAGGCGGGTGCGGTGCTCGTCCGCGGGGACCTGGAGGACCCGGCGTCGCTGCGCGCGGCGATGCGGGGCGTCCAGGGCGTGTTCAGCGTCCAGACGTTCCGGGGGCCGGGCGGTGTGGAGGCCGAGGAGCGCCAGGGCAAGGCGGTGGCGGACGCCGCGGCCGAGGCGGGCGTGGCCCACTTCGTGTACAGCTCGGTGGGCGGCGCGGACCGCTGCGAGGTCATCCCGCACTTCCGCAGCAAGTGGAACATCGAGCAGCACATCGACAAGCTCGGCCTGCCGGCGACGGTGCTGCGGCCGACCATGTTCTACGACATCCTGCTCGACCTCGGCCCCAAGCCGGCCGGCGGTGAGCTGGTGCTCGGCCTGTGGCTGCGGCCCGAGGTCCCGGTGCAGGTCATCGCGACCGGTGACATCGGGGCGTTCGCCGCGGACGCCTTCGGCGATCCGGGTGCGTGGCTGGGCCGGCGGGTGGAGATCGCCAGTGCCGAGCTGACAGGACCGCAGATCGCCGCGGCGTTCGAGCGGGTGGCGGGCGTCCCGGTCCGCTACGAGCAGCGGTCCTTCGAGCCGCTGCGCACGGCCCGCCCGGACCTGGCCGCGATGTTCGACTGGCTCGACACCGAGGGCTACAGCGCGGACATGGCCGAACTGCGCCGTATCCGACCCGACTTGACCGGCCTGGAGGGGTGGCTGCGCGAGAACTGGACGGTTCCCGGGGCCTAG
- a CDS encoding alpha/beta fold hydrolase: protein MRKVVSQDGTTIACRSTGDGPPIVLMNGAFRDHTIFDALVPELAPHCTVHVYDRRGRGQSGDAPHYAVEREIEDLAAVIDDAGGQAVVFAGSTGANLALEAALAGVPITRLALHEPYFRTAPHPKPPADCMDTLKALLAQDRRGQAAEYWLREFLGLSAETIADWRKAPLWATNEANAHTLLYDTTILGDFEVPTARLATLRTPALVLNSDATGDWLRDAARATATALPAGWGMQLPGSWHRIDTDILGRVLAGFTTT, encoded by the coding sequence ATGCGGAAGGTCGTTTCCCAGGACGGCACAACGATCGCCTGTCGCAGCACCGGCGACGGCCCGCCGATCGTGCTGATGAACGGCGCGTTCCGCGACCACACCATCTTCGACGCACTGGTCCCGGAACTCGCGCCGCACTGCACCGTCCACGTCTACGACCGCCGGGGCCGGGGCCAGAGCGGCGACGCCCCGCACTACGCCGTCGAGCGGGAGATCGAGGACCTCGCCGCGGTCATCGACGACGCGGGCGGCCAGGCCGTCGTCTTCGCCGGCTCCACCGGCGCGAACCTCGCCCTCGAAGCGGCCCTGGCCGGGGTGCCCATCACCAGACTCGCCCTGCACGAGCCCTACTTCCGCACCGCCCCCCACCCCAAGCCGCCCGCCGACTGCATGGACACCCTCAAGGCGCTGCTCGCCCAGGACCGGCGCGGGCAGGCCGCGGAGTACTGGCTGCGCGAATTCCTCGGCCTGAGCGCCGAGACCATCGCCGACTGGCGCAAGGCACCCCTGTGGGCGACCAACGAGGCCAACGCCCACACCCTGCTGTACGACACGACCATCCTCGGCGACTTCGAGGTGCCCACCGCCCGCCTGGCGACCCTGCGCACCCCGGCGCTGGTCCTCAACAGCGACGCGACCGGCGACTGGCTGCGCGACGCGGCCCGCGCGACCGCCACCGCCCTGCCCGCCGGCTGGGGCATGCAGCTGCCCGGCTCCTGGCACCGCATCGACACCGACATCCTGGGCCGCGTCCTGGCCGGCTTCACCACCACCTGA
- the hemG gene encoding protoporphyrinogen oxidase has translation MADNGMARSGTAPHVVVVGGGVAGLAAAFFLREEPVRVTVLEGAGRLGGQLAVSELAGVVIDEGAESTYARRPKTARLLKAAGLEERVVAAGTKSMAVWSGGQLRPPLERQFMGVPCDMDELAKSGILSEEGVARAREDLTLPREGREGDRSVAEVVGGRLGREVVDRLVDPFLSDAYFGRADELSFEATLTPLVTASRRRASLAQAAEALLPAPLPPGQEPTTGISTLAGGLGSLPQVLADGLLAASPDAQVRTGTRVRGLERRGAGWRVSVHGTAGEEHLDADAVIVAVPAAQAGPLLAGVPGTGQATAALAEIPHAGSVIVTLAFPRTALDALRPLGHSGYRVPAVDGRAMKVVTFSTMKWPHLAGEVDIVRCQGGGSGAEDLLGRDDADLVALAAAELAEVTGVRGGPLDSRVSRWERAVPQYTVGHLERVARIRASVAGQRGLAVCGAAYDGVGVGQCVASALKAAEEVLGELRTGASAGSA, from the coding sequence ATGGCGGACAACGGAATGGCTCGGTCGGGCACGGCTCCGCATGTCGTCGTCGTGGGGGGCGGCGTCGCGGGGCTGGCGGCGGCGTTCTTCCTGCGCGAGGAGCCGGTGCGGGTGACCGTCCTGGAAGGCGCGGGCCGGCTGGGCGGGCAGCTGGCCGTCTCGGAGCTGGCGGGTGTCGTCATCGACGAGGGCGCGGAGTCGACGTACGCCCGGCGGCCCAAGACCGCCCGGCTGCTCAAGGCCGCCGGCCTGGAGGAGCGGGTGGTGGCGGCGGGCACCAAGTCGATGGCGGTGTGGAGCGGGGGGCAGCTGCGGCCGCCGCTGGAGCGGCAGTTCATGGGCGTGCCCTGCGACATGGACGAGCTCGCCAAGTCCGGCATCCTCTCCGAGGAGGGCGTGGCGCGGGCCCGCGAGGACCTGACGCTGCCGCGCGAGGGGCGGGAGGGCGACCGGTCGGTGGCGGAGGTGGTGGGCGGGCGCCTGGGCCGTGAGGTCGTGGACCGCCTGGTGGATCCCTTCTTGTCGGACGCCTACTTCGGGCGGGCCGACGAGCTGTCCTTCGAGGCCACCCTGACCCCGCTGGTCACCGCGTCCCGGCGGCGCGCCTCGCTGGCGCAGGCCGCGGAGGCGCTGCTGCCGGCGCCGCTGCCGCCGGGCCAGGAGCCCACCACCGGCATCTCCACCCTGGCCGGCGGGCTCGGCTCGCTGCCGCAGGTCCTCGCGGACGGTCTGCTCGCCGCCTCACCGGACGCGCAGGTGCGCACCGGAACCCGCGTGCGCGGCCTGGAACGCCGCGGCGCGGGCTGGCGGGTGAGCGTGCACGGCACCGCCGGGGAGGAGCACCTGGACGCGGACGCCGTCATCGTCGCCGTGCCCGCGGCGCAGGCAGGCCCGCTGCTCGCCGGTGTCCCCGGCACCGGCCAGGCCACCGCGGCGCTCGCCGAGATCCCCCACGCCGGGTCCGTCATCGTCACGCTCGCCTTCCCGCGTACGGCCCTTGATGCGCTGCGCCCCCTGGGGCACAGCGGCTACCGGGTGCCGGCCGTGGACGGGCGGGCGATGAAGGTCGTCACGTTCTCCACGATGAAGTGGCCGCACCTGGCGGGCGAGGTGGACATCGTGCGCTGCCAGGGCGGCGGCAGCGGCGCCGAGGATCTGCTGGGCCGCGACGACGCGGACCTGGTCGCGCTCGCCGCCGCCGAGCTGGCCGAGGTCACCGGGGTGCGCGGTGGGCCGCTGGACTCCCGGGTGAGCCGGTGGGAGCGGGCGGTGCCGCAGTACACGGTGGGGCATCTGGAGCGGGTGGCGCGCATCCGGGCCTCGGTCGCCGGCCAGCGCGGGCTCGCGGTGTGCGGCGCCGCCTACGACGGGGTCGGGGTGGGCCAGTGCGTGGCCAGTGCCCTCAAGGCCGCCGAGGAGGTGCTCGGCGAGCTGCGCACCGGCGCCTCGGCCGGCTCCGCGTGA
- a CDS encoding DsbA family protein yields MPRKEEAGVSEQSVSAVDFWFDPQCPWAWIASRWITEVQQLRPVRVRWHVMSLAVLNEGRDVPHKYRVGLGFGPVRVCVAAEQKYGPEVLGRLYTELGVRYHHEKAPKDRATLEAALEAAGLDAGLAAAMDSTQYDTALRASHREGMDRVGYDVGTPVIAVDGNAFFGPVVTPVPRGEAAARLWDGVLLVTATDGFFELKRTRDRKPVFD; encoded by the coding sequence ATGCCGAGAAAAGAGGAGGCGGGCGTGTCCGAGCAGAGCGTGAGCGCCGTCGACTTCTGGTTCGACCCGCAGTGCCCGTGGGCGTGGATCGCCTCGCGGTGGATCACCGAGGTGCAGCAGCTGCGGCCGGTCCGGGTCCGCTGGCACGTGATGAGCCTGGCGGTCCTGAACGAGGGGCGCGACGTGCCGCACAAGTACCGGGTGGGGCTGGGGTTCGGGCCGGTGCGGGTGTGTGTCGCCGCCGAGCAGAAGTACGGTCCCGAGGTGCTGGGCCGTCTCTACACCGAACTGGGCGTGCGCTACCACCACGAGAAGGCGCCCAAGGACCGGGCCACCCTGGAGGCGGCGCTGGAGGCGGCCGGGCTGGATGCGGGGCTGGCCGCGGCGATGGACTCGACCCAGTACGACACGGCGCTGCGCGCCTCGCACCGCGAGGGCATGGACCGGGTCGGCTACGACGTGGGCACGCCGGTGATCGCCGTGGACGGCAACGCGTTCTTCGGTCCGGTGGTGACGCCGGTGCCGCGCGGCGAGGCGGCGGCCCGGCTGTGGGACGGGGTGCTGCTGGTCACCGCGACGGACGGGTTCTTCGAGCTCAAGCGCACGCGGGACCGCAAGCCGGTCTTCGACTGA
- a CDS encoding YdeI/OmpD-associated family protein, whose amino-acid sequence MKFRTYVEPPEPMRGLEVPLEVVEKLDGGKRPAVTITVNGHSWNSRLAIMRGRHLIGFSKANREAAGVETGEEVEVELVLDTEPRVLVEPDDFVRALDADPIARKVYDRLSPSRKRAHVHAIESAKKPETRLRRIEKAVATLRDEAFA is encoded by the coding sequence ATGAAGTTCCGAACCTACGTCGAGCCTCCCGAGCCCATGCGGGGCCTGGAAGTTCCTTTGGAGGTCGTGGAGAAGCTCGACGGGGGCAAGCGGCCGGCCGTGACCATCACCGTCAACGGGCACTCCTGGAACAGCCGGCTCGCCATCATGCGCGGCCGCCATCTGATCGGTTTCAGCAAGGCCAACCGGGAGGCCGCCGGGGTGGAGACCGGCGAGGAGGTCGAGGTCGAACTCGTCCTGGACACCGAGCCCCGCGTCCTGGTCGAGCCGGACGACTTCGTCCGGGCGCTGGACGCCGACCCGATCGCCCGCAAGGTCTACGACCGCCTGTCGCCGAGCCGCAAGCGGGCACACGTGCACGCCATCGAGAGCGCGAAGAAACCCGAGACGCGCCTGCGGCGGATCGAGAAGGCGGTGGCGACCCTGCGCGACGAGGCGTTCGCGTAG
- a CDS encoding 2OG-Fe dioxygenase family protein: MAEEHGGPDGPAEQARQALLAEGSYLMEPDALSQCLGTDDSGWRAFAAHWEDLAPDTYAAELGTRRLRRYGRFCLSRAGELAAQEHAGFLQPEHSNPLYVDVDRRFEPLTAAFAGEPVLAALIRMLGRVATCLDDADTWDVQVHPFRIVAEADGEGEPTPEGRHRDGVTLVTSLLIHRENATGGQSTVYGPDGTERMTTTLTRPGTLLLGDDRATLHGVSPIRPADPARPARRDVLVTTLTPH; the protein is encoded by the coding sequence ATGGCCGAAGAACACGGCGGTCCGGACGGACCGGCCGAGCAGGCCCGGCAGGCGCTGCTCGCCGAGGGCTCCTACCTGATGGAGCCGGATGCCCTCTCGCAGTGCCTGGGCACGGACGACAGCGGGTGGCGCGCGTTCGCCGCGCACTGGGAGGACCTGGCCCCGGACACGTACGCGGCCGAACTGGGCACCAGACGGCTGCGGCGCTACGGGCGGTTCTGTCTCTCGCGGGCGGGCGAGCTCGCGGCGCAGGAGCACGCCGGCTTCCTCCAGCCGGAGCACAGCAACCCCTTGTACGTCGACGTGGACCGCCGCTTCGAGCCCCTGACCGCGGCCTTCGCCGGCGAGCCCGTGCTCGCCGCACTGATCCGGATGCTCGGCCGGGTCGCCACCTGCCTGGACGACGCGGACACCTGGGACGTGCAGGTGCACCCCTTCAGGATCGTGGCCGAGGCGGACGGTGAGGGCGAGCCCACCCCCGAGGGGCGTCACCGCGACGGCGTCACCCTGGTGACCTCCCTGCTCATCCACCGCGAGAACGCCACCGGCGGCCAGAGCACGGTGTACGGCCCGGACGGCACCGAGCGGATGACCACGACGCTGACCAGGCCCGGCACCCTGCTCCTGGGCGACGACCGTGCCACGCTGCACGGCGTCTCCCCGATCCGCCCCGCCGACCCCGCCCGCCCCGCCCGCCGCGACGTCCTGGTCACCACCCTGACCCCGCACTGA
- a CDS encoding DUF4097 family beta strand repeat-containing protein produces the protein MQKFDTPAAVRTVLDIPAGRIQFIAADRADTTVEVRPADPARDRDVKAAGQTEVAYADGVLRIQAPEARNRVLGTTGAVEVTVQLPAGSHVRATSSAAGFRGVGRLGEVVFDGGHGSVKLDEATGARLSALDADIWVGRLNGGGEIRTLRGNVHIAEAGHGALTLSTEQGDITVIAARGVSATLDAGTAYGRIDNALHHTGATPALTIKATVAQGDITARSL, from the coding sequence ATGCAGAAGTTCGACACCCCCGCCGCCGTCCGCACCGTCCTGGACATCCCCGCCGGGCGCATCCAGTTCATCGCCGCCGACCGCGCCGACACCACCGTCGAGGTCCGGCCCGCCGACCCCGCCCGGGACCGCGACGTGAAGGCGGCCGGGCAGACCGAAGTCGCCTACGCCGACGGTGTCCTGCGCATCCAGGCCCCCGAGGCCAGGAACCGTGTCCTGGGCACCACCGGTGCCGTCGAGGTCACCGTCCAGCTGCCCGCCGGATCCCACGTACGGGCCACCTCCTCGGCCGCCGGGTTCCGCGGCGTGGGACGCCTGGGCGAGGTCGTCTTCGACGGCGGCCACGGCTCCGTCAAGCTCGACGAGGCCACCGGCGCCCGCCTGAGCGCCCTCGACGCCGACATCTGGGTCGGCCGCCTGAACGGCGGCGGCGAGATCCGCACCCTGCGCGGCAACGTGCACATCGCCGAGGCCGGGCACGGCGCGCTCACCCTGAGCACCGAGCAGGGCGACATCACCGTCATCGCCGCCCGCGGCGTCAGCGCCACCCTGGACGCCGGCACCGCCTACGGCCGCATCGACAACGCCCTGCACCACACCGGCGCCACCCCCGCCCTGACCATCAAGGCCACCGTCGCCCAGGGCGACATCACCGCCCGCAGCCTCTGA
- a CDS encoding GbsR/MarR family transcriptional regulator, whose amino-acid sequence MPGGRLTQQERRQIAQGLADNLSYAEIARRLERPTSTITREVTRNGGPAGYRAEVAHRATEHRAHRRKQSAPRTAHTPPQPHGRDAGEVRAYEEVFATVMITSGMPTMMSRVVAALVLTDSGSLTAAELAQHLQVSPAAVSKAIAYLESQGFVRRERGEGRRERYVVDDDVYYQSMMASARATAQVVATARQGVPVLRPGTPAATRLENIARFLDFVSESTARAAELARDILHAKPAPAPDSTTGGAAPPAQK is encoded by the coding sequence ATGCCGGGAGGCAGGCTCACCCAGCAGGAACGCCGGCAGATCGCCCAGGGGCTCGCCGACAACCTCTCCTACGCCGAGATCGCCCGGCGCCTGGAGCGGCCGACCTCGACGATCACCCGCGAGGTGACGCGCAACGGCGGCCCGGCCGGCTACCGCGCCGAAGTCGCCCACCGCGCCACCGAACACCGCGCCCACCGCCGCAAGCAGAGCGCGCCGCGCACCGCGCACACTCCCCCGCAGCCGCACGGACGTGACGCGGGCGAAGTGCGCGCGTACGAGGAGGTGTTCGCCACCGTCATGATCACCTCGGGCATGCCCACGATGATGTCCCGGGTGGTGGCCGCCCTCGTCCTCACCGACTCCGGCAGCCTCACCGCGGCCGAGCTCGCCCAGCACCTGCAGGTCAGCCCGGCCGCCGTCTCCAAGGCGATCGCCTACCTGGAGAGCCAGGGCTTCGTGCGCCGGGAGCGCGGCGAGGGCCGACGCGAGCGCTACGTCGTCGACGACGACGTCTACTACCAGTCCATGATGGCCAGCGCCCGCGCCACCGCCCAGGTCGTGGCCACCGCGCGCCAGGGCGTCCCCGTCCTGCGCCCGGGCACCCCCGCCGCCACCCGCCTGGAGAACATCGCCCGCTTCCTGGACTTCGTCTCCGAAAGCACCGCACGCGCCGCCGAACTGGCCCGCGACATCCTGCACGCCAAGCCTGCCCCCGCCCCCGACAGCACCACCGGCGGTGCCGCGCCGCCCGCACAGAAATGA
- a CDS encoding DUF5133 domain-containing protein, translating to MLMARPVLKNLLEQYETLSALHAERGSKETLRRLEDVSYTLCVSTGTRDIDAALTAARHRLATTATSPGHRARHAATKNARALAS from the coding sequence CTGTTGATGGCCCGTCCGGTCCTGAAGAACCTGCTCGAGCAGTACGAGACGCTGAGCGCCCTGCACGCCGAACGGGGCTCCAAGGAGACCCTGCGGCGCCTGGAGGACGTCTCCTACACCCTGTGCGTGTCCACCGGCACCCGCGACATCGACGCGGCACTCACCGCCGCGCGCCACCGGCTCGCCACCACCGCGACCAGTCCCGGGCACCGTGCCCGGCACGCGGCCACGAAGAACGCCCGGGCGCTGGCCAGTTGA
- a CDS encoding DUF6629 family protein has protein sequence MCWSATADLAAGTGIAAVGVVSVSLAARRPRDLPLAALPLLLGAHQIVEAALWRQGGGTGPATVAWAVIALPLLALWVPAAVLCAAAPGARRRLLIPLAAGGATAAVLAYALATRPVSAEIRGHTVGYALGLPQTGPVVAGYLLATVGSLLLSGERGLVLFGVLVAAGAAVCFVLWREEYVSTWCAFAAVCSLLLTRWAARRRPVRATAA, from the coding sequence ATGTGCTGGAGTGCCACGGCCGATCTCGCGGCGGGAACGGGCATCGCGGCGGTGGGCGTCGTCTCGGTGAGCCTGGCGGCCCGCCGCCCCCGCGACCTGCCGCTGGCCGCGCTGCCGCTGCTGCTGGGCGCCCACCAGATCGTCGAGGCCGCCCTCTGGCGGCAGGGCGGCGGCACCGGCCCCGCCACCGTGGCCTGGGCGGTGATCGCGCTGCCGCTGCTCGCGCTGTGGGTGCCGGCGGCCGTGCTGTGCGCGGCGGCGCCGGGCGCCCGGCGCCGCCTGCTCATCCCGCTGGCCGCGGGCGGGGCGACGGCCGCGGTCCTCGCGTACGCGCTGGCGACGCGGCCGGTCAGCGCCGAGATCCGCGGGCACACCGTCGGCTACGCGCTGGGCCTGCCGCAGACCGGGCCGGTGGTGGCCGGCTACCTGCTGGCCACCGTCGGTTCCCTGCTCCTGTCCGGCGAGCGGGGCCTTGTCCTGTTCGGGGTGCTGGTCGCGGCGGGCGCGGCAGTGTGCTTCGTGCTGTGGCGCGAGGAGTACGTCTCCACGTGGTGTGCGTTCGCCGCGGTGTGCTCGCTGCTGCTGACGCGCTGGGCGGCCCGGCGCCGCCCGGTCCGCGCCACCGCCGCCTGA
- a CDS encoding ANTAR domain-containing protein: MTSIPTASPSPEDRPSSPEPLPSPERPSPSEGPSPSGRPSASERPSASGRLFVPEQLSAREQLSSSERGASAERATSAERDFPERAASSERASSPEQDLSAERVFSLQQEMEQLRATAGRLREQVAELEVRARARPRIALAEGILVERYRLAHAQDAFVLLRRASQHANIKLHQLATAVVRTPGPAPGAERWLPERTRHAALPSLDALRAGTLDVRNQGEVLGAALHRVLAVTGTDMGNVQLLEDDVLRMARHAGLPRHFTDHFAFVDGSTSCSRAAEASSQVTVKEVASSAGFGEEDRRVILTSGSRACHSVPLFDGHRTVHGVISSHHARPLSGFTQAQLRELHAAGRTMGEWIRWHQETVLLDALEDLHQLALAGQS; encoded by the coding sequence TTGACCAGCATTCCGACCGCGTCCCCGTCACCGGAGGACCGGCCGTCCTCGCCCGAGCCGCTCCCGTCGCCCGAGCGCCCCTCCCCGTCCGAAGGGCCCTCCCCGTCCGGACGGCCTTCCGCGTCCGAGCGGCCCTCCGCGTCCGGACGGCTCTTCGTACCCGAGCAGCTCTCCGCACGAGAGCAGCTCTCCTCGTCCGAGCGGGGCGCCTCAGCAGAGCGAGCCACCTCGGCCGAGCGGGACTTCCCGGAGCGAGCCGCCTCGTCCGAGCGGGCCTCCTCGCCGGAGCAGGACCTCTCGGCCGAGCGGGTCTTCTCCCTCCAGCAGGAGATGGAACAGCTGCGTGCCACCGCCGGGCGGCTGCGGGAGCAGGTGGCCGAGCTGGAGGTGCGGGCGCGGGCGCGGCCCCGGATCGCGCTGGCCGAGGGCATCCTGGTCGAGCGCTACCGGCTGGCACACGCCCAGGACGCGTTCGTGCTGCTGCGCCGGGCCTCCCAGCACGCCAACATCAAGCTGCACCAGCTGGCCACCGCCGTGGTGCGCACCCCCGGCCCCGCGCCCGGCGCCGAGCGGTGGCTGCCCGAGCGGACCCGGCACGCCGCCCTGCCCAGCCTGGACGCGCTGCGGGCCGGCACGCTGGACGTGCGCAACCAGGGTGAGGTGCTCGGCGCCGCCCTGCACCGCGTGCTGGCCGTCACCGGCACCGACATGGGCAACGTGCAGCTGCTCGAGGACGACGTGCTGCGCATGGCCAGACACGCGGGCCTGCCCCGGCACTTCACCGACCACTTCGCCTTCGTCGACGGAAGCACCTCCTGCTCCCGGGCCGCCGAGGCCAGCAGCCAGGTCACCGTCAAGGAGGTGGCCTCCTCGGCCGGGTTCGGCGAGGAGGACCGCCGGGTGATCCTCACCTCCGGCAGCCGCGCCTGCCACAGCGTCCCGCTCTTCGACGGACACCGCACCGTCCACGGCGTCATCTCCTCCCACCACGCCCGGCCCCTGTCCGGCTTCACCCAGGCCCAGCTGCGCGAACTGCACGCCGCCGGCCGCACCATGGGCGAGTGGATCAGGTGGCACCAGGAGACCGTGCTCCTGGACGCGCTGGAGGACCTGCACCAACTCGCCCTGGCCGGGCAGTCCTGA
- a CDS encoding cupin domain-containing protein gives MTDDTQSGAQSAPLTDVPAVSVVRPGEGETIALGTTRMRVLEDGSNTGHRLGLTESVLAPHTPGPPQHRHARHDEGFYVLAGTVRFTVGPEEHDAGPGTFVMVPAGAPHTFANPGARPARMLSVFTPDLYVQYFRDLRDTLAGGGPPTPADSLATMSRYATRPAP, from the coding sequence ATGACCGACGACACACAGTCCGGCGCACAGTCCGCCCCTTTGACCGACGTGCCCGCCGTATCGGTGGTCCGCCCCGGAGAGGGGGAGACGATCGCCCTGGGCACCACCCGCATGCGCGTCCTGGAGGACGGCAGCAACACCGGACACCGCCTGGGCCTGACCGAGTCCGTCCTCGCCCCGCACACCCCCGGCCCCCCGCAGCACCGCCACGCCCGGCACGACGAGGGCTTCTACGTGCTGGCGGGCACGGTGCGGTTCACGGTCGGGCCGGAGGAGCACGACGCCGGCCCCGGCACCTTCGTGATGGTGCCGGCCGGTGCCCCTCACACCTTCGCCAACCCCGGCGCCCGACCGGCCCGCATGCTCAGCGTCTTCACCCCGGACCTGTACGTGCAGTACTTCCGCGACCTGCGCGACACGCTTGCCGGGGGCGGGCCCCCGACCCCCGCCGACAGCCTTGCCACCATGAGCCGCTACGCCACCCGCCCCGCCCCGTGA
- a CDS encoding LysR substrate-binding domain-containing protein yields MELRTLRYFVAVAEELHFGRAALRLHISQPPLSRAVRQLEAEVGAVLLDRSPAGVTLTAAGAVLLEEARALLERAALARERVAAAAGPGAITVGVLGGDGGEGGDGGAGLSRLAAAFRRRHPGVEVRVREADLGDPTCGLHAGRVDVALTRGPFQETGLSVRTLRTDAVGVLLRADDPLARRARLHLADLAQRRWFRFPPGTDPLWQSYWGGGVPREGPVVRAVVECRQAVLWNGTVGMTLLDHPSSPGLVVIPLTDMPPSPLVAAWSKNNADAVVRSFVRAATGLHRERGQGRERVRERGAVDAGPGGG; encoded by the coding sequence ATGGAGCTGCGGACGTTGCGGTACTTCGTGGCGGTCGCCGAGGAACTCCACTTCGGCCGGGCGGCCCTGCGCCTGCACATCAGCCAGCCGCCGCTGAGCCGGGCCGTCAGACAGCTGGAGGCGGAAGTCGGCGCGGTGCTGCTGGACCGCTCGCCGGCCGGCGTCACGCTCACCGCGGCCGGCGCTGTGCTGCTCGAGGAGGCGCGCGCCCTGCTGGAGCGGGCCGCGCTGGCGCGGGAGCGGGTGGCCGCGGCGGCCGGGCCCGGGGCCATCACCGTCGGGGTCCTGGGCGGTGACGGCGGCGAGGGCGGTGACGGCGGTGCGGGGCTGAGCCGGCTGGCCGCGGCCTTCCGCCGCCGGCATCCGGGCGTGGAGGTACGTGTCCGGGAGGCGGATCTGGGCGATCCCACCTGCGGGCTGCACGCCGGTCGCGTGGATGTCGCGCTGACGCGCGGCCCCTTCCAGGAGACCGGGCTTTCGGTCCGCACGCTGCGCACCGACGCCGTGGGGGTACTGCTGCGCGCCGACGACCCGCTGGCCCGCCGCGCGCGCCTGCACCTGGCCGACCTGGCCCAGCGGCGCTGGTTCCGCTTCCCGCCGGGCACCGACCCGCTGTGGCAGTCCTACTGGGGCGGCGGCGTGCCCCGCGAGGGGCCGGTGGTGCGTGCGGTGGTGGAGTGCCGGCAGGCCGTGCTGTGGAACGGCACGGTCGGCATGACCCTTTTGGACCACCCGTCCTCCCCCGGCCTGGTGGTGATCCCCCTGACCGACATGCCACCCAGCCCACTGGTGGCGGCGTGGAGCAAGAACAACGCGGACGCCGTGGTCCGCTCCTTCGTACGCGCCGCGACCGGCCTCCACCGGGAGCGGGGGCAGGGGCGGGAACGGGTGCGGGAGCGGGGGGCGGTGGACGCGGGGCCCGGGGGCGGGTAG
- a CDS encoding DUF6332 family protein: MGTSRRSQAERDAMTVEIGYALLSACFLGAVVFGAIAGPAAVWQFPSGAERVLVVTGAAAGIVLGVLRVVHVLWRYAGTPRPDPDPGSGSGSGSGSGSGSGSAD; encoded by the coding sequence ATGGGGACCAGCCGTCGTAGTCAGGCCGAGCGGGACGCGATGACCGTGGAGATCGGTTACGCGCTGCTCAGCGCCTGCTTCCTGGGCGCCGTCGTGTTCGGGGCGATCGCCGGTCCTGCCGCCGTGTGGCAGTTCCCCTCCGGCGCCGAGAGAGTGCTGGTGGTCACGGGCGCCGCGGCCGGCATCGTGCTCGGGGTGCTGCGGGTCGTGCACGTGCTGTGGCGGTACGCCGGGACTCCCCGCCCCGATCCCGATCCCGGCTCCGGCTCCGGCTCCGGCTCCGGCTCCGGCTCCGGCTCCGGCTCCGCGGACTGA